The stretch of DNA GTTGGTGTGCAAAACTCTTAACAGTCAGTGACCGTAAGCAAAACATTGTTGTCTTGATAAAAAAACACAGTATTACCGCCATGACGAAGTAATGAGATGATCTGAATGATTTCCTCTTTAAGTTATACAGGATAGCTGCATAGATGCATTTCACAAAGCATTAAGAAATTGTTCTATTGGAAACAGTTAACTAAGTAATAATATATGTATTTCTTCTTCAATGCTGCAGACCAGCAAGAGATGTTTGAGCGGGAAATTGGTCGTCTTAGATCATTgttccagcagcagcagcagcagcagcaacagcatgTACCACAGCAGCAGGCTCCTACCCACAGCCACAGTAGCAGCAGAGACCTCGATTCACAATTCGCAAACCTGTCTCTGAAACACAGCGATCCCAATTCCGGGCGCGATGCTGTCTCTGGCCTTCGTATTTAAGATTATTTTTTTCCAGCTTGGTTATCTGAGCTTCACATCTTGCTTCCCTTGTTACACCACTCTTTGTGGCTGTTGCATCAAGAGAGGAGCAGCACCAGTGAACCTGGAATCACAGCCCATGGTGAATAAAGCTGGAAAGGTTAATAACTGTGGATCCAATCTTTAGTTCTTTCGGAATGCGCACCTGATGGTCATCCTTAGTTCCTGTCCATTGTTGACGCTTGACCAGTCGGAGGTGTTTAGGGTCTATACGCAGATTGATGCCTTTCATGGATCCTTGTATCAGTTTGAAGTTAGAACACTAAGGTTCTAATTCATTCCTTTTTAGTTGATTCTGTTCTTGAGTTTAGGCACCATGTGGTGCTTGTATTAGTTAGCTTGGCACATGAATGGAATGTGAGCTGGTCGTCTTTTGGTTAATGCCACATCCTGGAGAACTGTTGTGCCAGCATGTTTAATAAGCTAGTGAGGATGAAGCGTTGTAGTTCAGATTCATTTCATTTGTGATATGCAGAACAAGATATTGGATACTCAGGTTCTCGCATTTATTTGAGTGGTAAATGGTGTACGTGTGCTTGCATCTTGATGACAAAGTACAGGAAATCATGCAAGAAGTTCATTTAACTTCCAAATTTCTGCGTGCCTTACATGTGTTGGTTTCAACAATTCGTTGCAAGTCCTTCGAGACTGATTGAGTTTATGTCCGATCATCATCTATGTAATGTGGTGTTAATAATTCTTTTGTACTCATCTAACCGTTCACAATTGCTACGATTTTTCATGGCTTAATATGTCTATTCTTCTGGTTCgaccatttgcaatgttgtaCATGCTAAAATTAAGCTGAAGTTGCTTCTTGTGAAAGAAAATATATTTTCTACACATTTGTTGCCACATGTGATTCTGATATGGCACAAATAGAATGCATAAAACTTCCAATTAGCTGTACTCAGAACAGCACAGATAGAAATTATGGTGATTGCATTTGATTAATTTTTTCTCCAAACAAGATCAAGTGCCATATATTGACCAAGAAATCTGAAGTCACACTGCCAAGAACCCTAATGCCAATGACATTTCACACTTTGGGTTTAAGGACTACATCCCATATAACTAGACTAGTTTATGACTCAGTTGCACATTAAACATCTGTGCATTTCTGCCACCCGGCTAACAATCATCAAGAACCTTCTACTTTTTGTTCAAATCAATGTCCATGGCGTCTGCGAGTTTGTTTCCCCGGAAATCAGCCACTGCAGTGTCAAACGTCCCCCTTATATGCTGGCACATCACCATCAGGTCCTGCAACGAATCTTTCAGAACATCCTTGGCTGGATCTCCTGCCAACATATCCATCAACATACACATCAGGAGAGGATCAATTATTTTAGCTCAGGGCAATGGTTCAGAATTACTATTTGTATTGTAGACAGCAGGAACCAGATAACCTCTTGACATTTAGTATCGGTTATTACTACTGACCAGATGGCAGATACCACAAAAATATGTATATTTTTTACAGAATAGAATTTCTATATTATTTTGACTGTAATGAAGCAAAAGGCATGTTATGTCCAATTCTTAAACTTCATGCAAGAAATGTTAGAAAGGAAATCTGTAACATACGACTTCAGGTCAATGTGGATTAATTACTATGAAAAGGGAATTTGGGAGTACCTGTAGTCTGAACCCTTATGTTAACTTTGTTTTCAGAAGGATGAGGGATGCTGTATCCACAAAATGCCACCCTTGGGCTGTAACATTGCAGAAATATATATAATGAGAAATGCTTCTATAATGTTATACACTGCATATACAGAATGCAAACACTTGAGAAGTTTGGCCCAAAAGCATATGAGTTGATAAAAATACAGTTGATTACGGAAATTATAAATTCATCATCTGAACCAGTCCACTATATAGTTCACATGATCTGACCCATAATTCTTAATGGTTGGACAAATACAACCAACGTTTCTTAGGAGTTCCAGATATTGTCATCAAATCCACAAAAATACTGAATTGTTGCATTCTAACTGTAAGACATTATCAACTAACATCTTTCACCAGCAGAATGCGCTTCATTATGAAAACACACACATTTCCATAAGCAATAAGATATTCGCCTTGGTAGTCATCTCAAAACAACATCATTGCATGCTAAAGATGACCAATGGTTTCTTCTGCTGACAACTACCAAAGCATGGTCAAACAACCTTAAACATTGGGATCAACAAAAATGCCATCTCTGCATATTCTCCATAAATTAAATAGAACCACAGGAGTGCAGACGGGTATCCTCACAATAACTGAACGTGCTTTAACAATAGAAGAACTAATGTCAAATGGACATTTCAATTTGATTCCAGGCTCGTAATGCATTTTCTGGTTCTAGATGTAGTTGGTTTCAATGCATGTTAAGCCAACATAAAGAACTGTAAAGAAAACAGGCAAGTTCTCTTGCTACGCTAGGCATCCACAACGTGTTGAAAAAGGTAGCATTAAGCAATAAATGCTTGTCCTAGAATGCACCTTAGCAATTGTGGAACAACACCATAGGAAAGAATCTTCTAAGGTTCACCTTAAGCTTAAGGTGTGACCATAGGAGAATAAAAAATTGTTGAATCTATTTCTTCTCTCTCAGTTGCATGGGTGATGTCAACTGTCCTTTTTTGTTGTTCATCCATTGTGGCAATAGAAATAACTATGACCTGCTCGCATCTTATCAGACCTTAAGGTCAACATGCAGCAACACATTGGCCTTAACAGAAAAATGAGGGGTCTCAATAGTTTTTGTTTTCCTTACTGCATGTCATCCCCATAGTTGCAACTATAATCCAAACCCCCAATCGCTCTAGTTTAGCAACTTACCAACCAGATTGCAATGCATGAAACTTAAAACCCCAGTGTCACTATCCCCAATTCATCATCATAAGACCAATTCAACATCATTTTCCACTGCGTCCTCTAATAATCGAGTCCAGGCTGTGTGGAAGTGCACTATAGAACTATCTAACTGGTGGATGAGTGCCAATTCGCACATGTACCATCAAATGTAAGAAATAAAACTCCTGATGGGAACAAGAAAGGGGAGAGGAGAAACTGTAACCCACTCCTGGTTGAGAACGAATCTAACGGAGTTGGCGAGGGTGTGGTCCTCCTCCATGATGGAGAACGTCGATGCACTCGAATCCTCCAGCGACCCGTGCTCCATGGTTGCTCCTGCCTTCAAGAAAAATGCCCTTATTCAACATATTCTCCATCAAGGGAATGAATCGGACTCGAAACAACGAAGGGAGCAGGCGTTTTCACGGCTCTACCTGGTGCTGAAGCAGAGAGGGGACGAGGCGAAGGCGCTGCCGGCGCGGGCGGATCCGTAGGCTAGTTCGTCGGCGGGAGGCGGCGTCGCTGTGAGGTGTCCTCGaaagaggaggaaggggagCGATTCCCTCCGTATTTATACGAAGAAAAGACACTTTTGCCCTCGAGTACAAACATTAGTAACTTTTATtaagtaaaataaaataaaaaatcgTCAAATGTTTTTTTACCAAATAAATTTGTAACTAAAAACATTGACAGAAACATTCAGAATTATTTTTGTTTTTGTAAATAGTGTTTGATTTCTGAGATTTACTCAATCCTAGTCGATTTTACCCTTTGCCCCCTCAAATCACCTTTGACTCGCAGACCCCTTCTAAAACCTCACCACTTTACCGGTTCAAACAACTGGCTTGGCTTCGCCACTTTACCATAACAAACAATTTGGGATAAGGAAACGGAGAAAATGAAGTGGTGGTCTGGGCCTAAAGACATTTGGGATAAGGGGCGATTCAGTCTTTTACATGTCAGTTAAGAAGAAAAGAATACAAAATCAATTAGAAGACAAAGTGTCAATGAAACGAAGATGGCAATGTTTTCTATGGTAAATTGGCAAATGCAAGGTTTGCAATGGCAAATCGGCGAAGCCAGATGCTGGAAGTACTGTAATGGCAAAAAGCTCCCCACCCGTGCCGCAATCGCCATGAGCACCAGcaaacccgccgccgccgccgccacctcaaCCAAGCGCCCCTGTGATCCCGCCGACCCCACGCCGCCGGCCAAGCTCCAGCGATCCTCCGACCCGCCGGACCCCGCGCCGGCCGGGAACCCAGACGGTGCCaccgacggcggcgaggcgacGGGATTGGATAGCGAGGGGATGGCCGGTGCACGGAACCCTCGGGCGCAGCGGTACCTGGTTGCGGTGGAGTACGTCGGCACCCGCTTCTCCGGCTCCCAGCAGCAGCTCAACCAGCGGACCGTCGTCGGCGTTCTCGAGGTGAGGCCCTTGCTTCTAGAATGAGATGTGAGATCAGAGTGATAACCGGAGATGTTAGTGTAGTGCAAATGCAACTCCTGAATTGCTGTTGTTGAAATGCCGAGGCCCGAGCGCCCTCGGAGATTCCCTCAAGGTTGGTAGGATAACACTGCAGGGAGGAAGGTCAATTTCTGGTCTGAAATGACTTGCTAATAGGATGTGCAGTAGCCGCCTTGTTTGGATGACAATGGACGAATTAGGTCAAATAGACATGCCAAAAACCAATATTAGGGTTTGGCTCAAAGGGAAGGAAATTTCATTGTACTGCCACCTTCCACAATCTCCAGGGCACTAGAGAGCCTTGTGTGTTATCAATAAAACTCGTTTCAGAGATATGTTAGGATCAGTGCTCCTGTTTTTCTTTTGTCTTCCCATGTCCTATGTACATTGGCCTAAGTCTTCTCTGTATGC from Panicum hallii strain FIL2 chromosome 3, PHallii_v3.1, whole genome shotgun sequence encodes:
- the LOC112886006 gene encoding DNA-directed RNA polymerases I and III subunit RPAC2-like; protein product: MEHGSLEDSSASTFSIMEEDHTLANSVRFVLNQDPRVAFCGYSIPHPSENKVNIRVQTTGDPAKDVLKDSLQDLMVMCQHIRGTFDTAVADFRGNKLADAMDIDLNKK